In Marinimicrobium koreense, the following are encoded in one genomic region:
- a CDS encoding bifunctional protein-serine/threonine kinase/phosphatase: MDHIKSKITIDFAQYSDGGRKGENQDTIGARLPDGAALTHKGIAIAIADGVSSSAAAREASQTAITGFLTDYYATPDTWSTRQSGQRVLQSLNRSLWGLSRNSVRGEGLLTTFSALILKGNNAYLFHVGDTRIYLWRSGQLEQLTRDHCQSLSREETYLSRALGADVGVEVDFHTLEVHVGDVFILTSDGIHDHLPEDRLRVLIKTHCDHPQQLVEKASKAALDNGSDDNLSIQVAAVRQLGHANQDDAMDVLARLPFPPLLDTGQTLDGLRVEKPLHESNRSQVYQVQDDAGRRMIMKTPSVLYSDDPAYLERFVMEAWIGARIQSPQVAKVMSGPEPRSCLYYLTEYIPGPTLGQLMAERGPLAINDAVDITGQLIKGIRSFHRKETLHQDIKPDNIVMGPKGPVIVDFGSCWVASVEELEAPFTRDKILGTMDYSAPEYRYGGQTGPRSDQFSLAVLLYEMLTGQKPYGDAYGKALNERQLQKLRYQPARHHNPMVPLWLDKALEKALSLQPQQRYDALSEWWQDLQRPNPRWTRDAGLPILQRRPEWVWPVLAISGWAIVLVLAWHLWKP, from the coding sequence ATGGACCATATAAAATCGAAAATAACCATCGACTTTGCCCAGTACAGTGATGGCGGACGCAAAGGCGAAAATCAGGATACCATTGGGGCGCGCTTGCCCGATGGCGCGGCGCTTACCCACAAAGGCATCGCCATTGCCATCGCCGATGGCGTCAGCTCCAGCGCCGCCGCGCGCGAAGCCAGCCAGACCGCCATAACCGGATTCTTGACCGACTACTACGCCACCCCCGACACCTGGAGCACACGGCAATCCGGTCAGCGAGTACTGCAATCGCTCAATCGTAGCCTCTGGGGCCTAAGTCGCAACAGCGTGCGCGGTGAAGGGCTGCTTACCACCTTCAGCGCCCTCATCCTCAAAGGCAACAACGCCTACCTCTTTCACGTCGGCGACACCCGCATTTACCTCTGGCGCAGCGGCCAACTCGAACAACTCACCCGGGACCACTGCCAATCACTCAGCCGCGAAGAAACCTACCTGAGCCGGGCACTCGGCGCCGACGTTGGCGTCGAGGTGGATTTTCACACCCTGGAAGTACACGTTGGCGATGTATTCATTCTGACCAGCGATGGCATCCACGATCACCTGCCCGAAGACCGCCTGCGCGTGCTGATCAAAACCCACTGCGATCACCCGCAGCAACTGGTGGAGAAAGCCAGTAAAGCTGCGCTCGACAATGGCAGTGATGACAATCTGAGCATACAGGTAGCCGCGGTCCGGCAACTGGGACACGCCAATCAGGATGACGCCATGGACGTACTGGCGCGACTGCCTTTTCCGCCATTACTCGATACAGGGCAGACCCTGGATGGGTTGCGGGTGGAAAAACCACTGCACGAGTCCAACCGAAGCCAGGTCTACCAGGTGCAGGACGACGCCGGGCGAAGGATGATCATGAAAACCCCCTCGGTTTTATACAGCGACGACCCTGCGTACCTCGAACGATTTGTGATGGAAGCCTGGATAGGCGCTCGGATTCAAAGCCCTCAGGTCGCCAAGGTTATGTCGGGCCCCGAGCCCCGTTCGTGTCTGTACTATCTGACCGAGTACATACCCGGGCCAACGCTCGGGCAATTGATGGCCGAACGCGGACCTCTGGCAATCAATGACGCGGTGGACATTACCGGGCAGTTGATCAAGGGTATACGCTCCTTTCATCGAAAGGAGACCCTGCATCAGGACATCAAGCCGGACAATATTGTTATGGGACCGAAGGGACCAGTGATCGTGGATTTCGGTTCCTGCTGGGTCGCCAGCGTGGAAGAGCTGGAGGCCCCCTTTACCCGAGATAAGATTCTGGGAACCATGGATTACTCTGCCCCGGAATATCGCTACGGTGGCCAAACCGGCCCGCGTTCCGACCAATTTTCCCTCGCCGTATTGTTGTACGAAATGCTCACCGGCCAGAAGCCGTACGGCGACGCTTATGGCAAAGCGTTGAACGAACGCCAGTTGCAGAAGTTACGCTATCAGCCCGCTCGCCATCACAACCCGATGGTGCCGTTGTGGCTGGACAAAGCGCTGGAGAAAGCCCTGAGCCTTCAGCCTCAACAGCGCTACGATGCTCTTTCCGAATGGTGGCAGGATCTTCAGCGGCCCAACCCGCGGTGGACGCGAGACGCGGGGCTACCCATATTGCAACGGCGACCCGAATGGGTGTGGCCGGTGCTGGCCATCAGCGGATGGGCCATCGTCCTGGTCTTGGCCTGGCACCTTTGGAAACCGTAG
- a CDS encoding AGE family epimerase/isomerase has product MALYEPAVKSPLSELSHEFRSELLSIADWWLAYAQDQERGGFYGEVGVDNVPVPDADKGVVLNTRILWFFSELASEVDDPRYREAAERGYRYLLAHFLDEAHGGFFWTLDADGAPKDTKKQVYAQAFAIYALVAYYQLTGEPQALQQAQQTFDLLERHTVDPAKGGYLEAFNRQWGALDDVRLSDKDLNFPKTMNTHLHVVEAYTTLYQVDARASVADALHYAIDCFDRHIINKDNFHLRMFMDHDWQDHSPGYTYGHDIECSWLLAKATESLADAAVSERLKPSVLGTAYVCLREAMGEHGEMYDGFEFATQAFNHERVWWVQAEAMVGYYKAYTLSGNEDFLATTERLWSFIKRYHRAENGEWLWLSTLDDQNHAPSYKLGPWKGPYHNGRAMLEMLRLLQ; this is encoded by the coding sequence ATGGCGTTATACGAGCCCGCAGTGAAAAGCCCGTTGTCGGAATTGAGTCATGAGTTCCGCTCGGAATTGCTATCGATTGCCGACTGGTGGTTGGCCTATGCTCAGGACCAGGAGCGCGGTGGCTTTTACGGTGAAGTGGGAGTCGATAATGTGCCGGTGCCGGACGCCGACAAAGGTGTGGTACTGAATACGCGCATTCTGTGGTTTTTCAGCGAACTGGCCAGTGAGGTGGATGACCCCCGTTATCGCGAGGCGGCGGAGCGCGGTTACCGTTATCTTCTCGCTCACTTTCTGGATGAAGCCCACGGCGGCTTTTTCTGGACTCTGGATGCAGACGGAGCGCCCAAAGACACCAAAAAGCAGGTGTACGCTCAGGCCTTTGCGATCTACGCTCTGGTCGCCTATTACCAGTTGACCGGCGAGCCCCAGGCTTTACAGCAGGCGCAGCAGACGTTCGACCTTCTGGAGCGTCACACTGTCGATCCTGCGAAGGGCGGTTATCTGGAAGCGTTCAATCGCCAGTGGGGCGCGCTGGATGATGTGCGCTTGAGCGACAAGGACCTTAACTTCCCCAAAACCATGAACACCCATCTGCATGTGGTGGAGGCATACACCACTCTCTATCAGGTGGATGCGCGCGCTTCAGTCGCTGACGCACTGCATTACGCGATTGATTGTTTTGATCGTCATATCATCAACAAAGATAACTTCCACCTGCGCATGTTCATGGATCACGACTGGCAGGATCATTCGCCCGGTTATACCTACGGGCACGACATCGAGTGCAGCTGGTTGCTGGCAAAAGCCACCGAGTCCCTTGCCGATGCAGCGGTCAGCGAGCGCCTGAAACCGAGTGTTCTCGGCACCGCCTACGTCTGTCTGCGCGAAGCCATGGGTGAGCACGGCGAAATGTACGACGGCTTTGAGTTTGCGACTCAGGCGTTCAATCATGAAAGGGTCTGGTGGGTGCAGGCCGAGGCCATGGTGGGTTACTACAAAGCCTATACCCTGTCCGGTAACGAGGATTTCCTGGCGACAACGGAACGACTCTGGTCGTTTATCAAGCGCTATCACAGGGCTGAAAACGGCGAGTGGTTATGGCTTTCGACGCTGGATGATCAGAATCACGCGCCTTCGTACAAGCTCGGCCCCTGGAAGGGCCCGTACCACAATGGTCGGGCCATGCTGGAGATGCTGCGGTTGCTCCAATGA
- the mgp130 gene encoding 4-O-beta-d-mannosyl-d-glucose phosphorylase Mgp130 yields MNDFNHAVRSLLSDHETLITRKNQPAPGGNGIYQRWQSPILTAAHTPVFWRYDLNPASNPHLMERLGVNATFNSGALYWKGKYLLAVRVEGDDRKSFFAIAESPNGVDNFRFWDYPITLPETERPDTNVYDMRLTAHEDGYIYGLFCTERKDQSRPDDLSAAEAQCGIARTRDLVNWERLPDLITYSGQQRNVVLHPEFVDGQYALYTRPQDGFISVGKGGGIGWGLCASMENAEIKAEVIVDGKEYHTIKEVKNGQGPAPIKTEHGWLHLAHGVRNTAAGLRYVLYVFMTELERPWVVTHRPGGHFIAPQGDERVGDVSNVAFANGWIVNDNHEVFIYYASSDTRMHVATSTVDKLVDYALNTPEDGLRSAASVATRNALIEANLSLLEGMNN; encoded by the coding sequence ATGAACGATTTCAACCACGCTGTCCGCTCGCTGCTGAGCGACCATGAAACCCTGATTACCCGCAAGAACCAGCCCGCCCCGGGTGGCAATGGTATTTACCAGCGTTGGCAATCCCCGATTCTGACCGCCGCGCACACGCCGGTGTTCTGGCGCTATGACCTGAACCCGGCCAGCAATCCTCACCTGATGGAGCGCCTGGGGGTGAATGCCACCTTCAATTCCGGCGCGCTGTACTGGAAAGGCAAGTACCTTCTGGCGGTACGTGTCGAAGGGGATGATCGAAAATCCTTTTTTGCGATCGCCGAAAGTCCCAACGGGGTGGACAACTTCCGCTTCTGGGATTATCCGATCACTCTGCCGGAAACCGAGCGGCCCGATACCAATGTTTACGACATGCGCCTGACCGCCCACGAAGATGGCTATATCTACGGCCTGTTCTGTACCGAACGCAAAGACCAGAGCCGGCCCGATGATCTGTCCGCCGCCGAGGCGCAGTGCGGCATAGCGCGCACCAGGGATCTGGTGAACTGGGAGCGGCTGCCGGATCTCATCACCTATTCCGGCCAACAGCGCAACGTGGTGCTGCATCCGGAGTTTGTCGATGGCCAATATGCCTTGTACACCCGGCCGCAGGACGGCTTTATCAGTGTGGGTAAGGGGGGCGGTATCGGCTGGGGCCTGTGCGCTTCCATGGAAAACGCCGAAATCAAAGCGGAAGTGATTGTCGATGGCAAGGAGTACCACACCATCAAAGAGGTGAAAAACGGTCAAGGTCCTGCGCCCATCAAAACGGAGCACGGCTGGCTGCATCTGGCTCACGGGGTGCGCAACACCGCCGCGGGGCTTCGCTATGTGTTGTACGTTTTCATGACCGAGCTGGAGCGCCCCTGGGTGGTCACCCATCGTCCCGGCGGTCATTTCATTGCGCCTCAGGGTGATGAGCGGGTGGGGGATGTCTCCAACGTGGCGTTTGCCAATGGCTGGATCGTCAACGACAACCACGAGGTGTTCATCTATTACGCCTCATCCGATACCCGCATGCATGTGGCGACATCGACCGTCGACAAACTGGTGGATTACGCGCTCAATACGCCAGAGGATGGGTTGCGCTCTGCGGCGTCGGTGGCGACCCGAAACGCATTGATTGAGGCCAATCTCTCGCTGCTGGAAGGAATGAACAACTGA
- a CDS encoding sodium:solute symporter family protein, protein MQFNLAPLDLAIILLYGVATLGVGLWVSRRASDNIRSYFLGGNKLRWYYLGISNASGQFDISGTMWLVSLLFIYGLTSIYIPWLWPVFNQVFLMVFLSVWLRRSGVMTGAEWITFRFGDGLGARLSHLSVVAFALIGVLSFLAYGFIGIGKFAAVFLPWQLHPDQYWNEIYYGLIITAVTTVYVVKGGMFSVVFTEVLQFFIMTIACVAVGIIAMQQVSPEVLQAIIPDGWTSVGIGWTLDIDWGGTLEAANARIAADGYELFGVFFMLMLLKGILVSMAGPAPNYDMQRILSAQSPIEAAKVSWFVNVVMLFPRYMLITGLTVLALAFFMDDLRAMGGAVDFEQILPLAMKHYVPTGLLGLLIAGLLAAFMSTFAATTNAAPAYVVNDIYKRYINDEAEPKRYVYLSYIVSIAFVVVGVGIGLFIPTLHEIISWIVSGLYGAYAASNVLKWYWWRFNGYGYFFGMVVGLIIALALPALTDLDPLYAFPYMLAACLLACVLASLLTAPDDMEVLKRFYVKVRPWGFWGPVREAVQAEHPGVKVNPHFARDALNVVVGVVWQTALVAMPIFMVIQHWQEFALATLVVVLTSLFLWRNWWCKLEDYPDDMPADVVQEADAHIVSRH, encoded by the coding sequence ATGCAGTTTAATCTCGCCCCCCTGGATCTCGCGATCATCCTGCTGTACGGCGTTGCCACACTCGGGGTAGGGCTGTGGGTATCGCGGCGGGCCTCGGACAATATCCGCAGTTATTTTCTAGGCGGTAACAAGCTGCGCTGGTATTACCTGGGTATTTCCAACGCCTCGGGGCAGTTCGACATCAGCGGTACCATGTGGCTGGTGTCCCTGCTGTTCATCTACGGCCTGACCAGCATCTACATTCCCTGGCTCTGGCCGGTGTTCAACCAGGTGTTCCTGATGGTGTTTCTCTCGGTGTGGTTGCGCCGCTCCGGGGTGATGACCGGGGCGGAGTGGATCACCTTCCGGTTTGGCGACGGCCTGGGGGCACGCCTGTCGCATCTGAGTGTGGTGGCCTTTGCGCTGATTGGGGTGTTGAGTTTCCTGGCCTACGGTTTTATCGGTATCGGTAAATTCGCTGCTGTCTTTCTGCCCTGGCAGCTGCACCCGGATCAGTACTGGAACGAAATCTATTACGGCCTGATCATCACCGCGGTCACCACCGTGTATGTGGTCAAGGGCGGTATGTTCAGCGTGGTATTCACCGAGGTGCTGCAGTTTTTCATCATGACCATTGCCTGTGTCGCGGTGGGCATCATTGCCATGCAGCAAGTCTCCCCCGAGGTGTTGCAGGCAATCATTCCGGATGGCTGGACCAGTGTGGGCATCGGCTGGACCCTGGATATCGACTGGGGTGGGACCCTCGAGGCGGCCAACGCCCGCATCGCCGCCGATGGCTACGAGCTCTTTGGGGTGTTCTTCATGCTGATGTTGCTCAAGGGGATTCTGGTGAGCATGGCTGGCCCGGCCCCCAACTACGATATGCAGCGTATTCTCTCGGCGCAGTCGCCCATCGAGGCGGCCAAGGTGAGCTGGTTTGTGAATGTGGTGATGCTGTTTCCGCGCTATATGCTGATTACCGGCCTGACGGTGTTGGCGCTGGCGTTTTTCATGGACGACCTGCGGGCCATGGGCGGTGCGGTGGATTTTGAGCAGATACTGCCCCTGGCCATGAAGCACTACGTCCCTACCGGTCTGCTCGGGTTGTTGATTGCCGGCTTGCTGGCCGCCTTTATGTCCACTTTCGCTGCGACCACCAATGCGGCCCCGGCCTATGTCGTTAACGACATCTACAAGCGGTATATCAACGATGAGGCGGAGCCCAAGCGCTATGTGTACCTTAGCTACATCGTGTCCATCGCCTTTGTGGTGGTGGGGGTCGGTATCGGGCTGTTTATTCCCACGCTGCACGAAATCATTTCCTGGATCGTCAGTGGGCTCTACGGTGCCTATGCCGCCTCCAATGTGCTCAAGTGGTATTGGTGGCGCTTTAACGGTTACGGCTATTTCTTCGGCATGGTGGTGGGGTTGATCATTGCCCTGGCGTTGCCGGCCCTGACCGACCTGGACCCGCTGTACGCCTTCCCTTACATGTTGGCGGCCTGTCTGCTGGCCTGTGTGTTGGCGTCCCTGCTGACCGCGCCGGATGATATGGAGGTGCTCAAGCGCTTCTATGTGAAGGTGCGCCCCTGGGGCTTCTGGGGGCCGGTACGCGAGGCGGTGCAGGCCGAGCACCCGGGGGTGAAGGTCAATCCACACTTTGCCCGGGATGCGCTGAATGTTGTGGTTGGCGTGGTGTGGCAAACCGCCCTGGTGGCGATGCCGATTTTTATGGTGATCCAGCACTGGCAGGAGTTCGCGCTGGCGACCCTGGTGGTCGTGCTGACCAGTCTGTTCCTGTGGCGCAACTGGTGGTGCAAGCTGGAGGATTATCCGGACGATATGCCCGCCGATGTGGTGCAGGAGGCGGATGCCCATATCGTGTCCCGGCACTGA
- a CDS encoding MFS transporter, with translation MNEPSQHKLSILEKSGYAMGDAAANLVWRGALAYLAIFYTDTLGISAAAAALLLLLVRLSDGMTDIVMGMVADRTQSRHGRFRPWILWSAPVLGLFMVLAFTAPDLSPGMKLAWAYFTYIGLTLAYTVNNVPYSALMGVMTPSHNERSVLSGYRFAGAFLGGILVMGFTPMMVEYFGQGDSAQGYQRTMYVFAALLVTLCIITFVTTRERVESAVNQASLGKELKDLAFNLPLIIVPLMAISAFFYAVTQEPDARYQLDPTITGIVSLLVLAATGYFVRRLIRMPESATTPSQRDLIDLLTNKPWLMVLGLGFLTMLFNGIKYGVIAYYFTHYVGDAALAGIYFMVLLAVSIVAALTAGYLGRLLGKKTLFIISLSVSGILTCGLFYLPPDGFWVFNLNLSWIPLLEDGLEVRIYWVYLLGGAAEFFAAFMPVLTFSMLGDTADYSEWKHGRRATGLFYSAGTFIQKTGGGFAGALVLVVLAGYGYVGTDPETIKAATAGMVHLMSWIPALFAFLAILLLVVYPLNAERMNQIEYELRQRRRDAGVSDS, from the coding sequence GTGAACGAACCTTCCCAGCACAAGCTATCGATTCTTGAAAAGTCCGGCTACGCCATGGGCGATGCCGCCGCGAACCTGGTATGGCGCGGCGCGCTGGCGTATCTTGCCATTTTCTACACCGACACTCTGGGCATTTCCGCCGCGGCCGCCGCATTGCTGCTGCTGTTGGTGCGCCTGTCGGATGGCATGACCGACATCGTGATGGGCATGGTGGCGGACCGCACCCAATCCCGGCACGGGCGCTTCCGCCCCTGGATTCTCTGGTCCGCCCCGGTGCTGGGCCTGTTTATGGTCCTGGCCTTTACCGCCCCCGACCTGAGCCCGGGCATGAAGCTCGCCTGGGCCTATTTCACCTATATCGGCCTGACCCTGGCCTATACGGTGAACAACGTGCCCTACTCGGCCCTGATGGGCGTGATGACCCCCAGCCACAATGAGCGCAGCGTGCTGTCGGGCTACCGCTTTGCCGGCGCCTTTCTGGGCGGTATTCTGGTGATGGGGTTCACCCCCATGATGGTGGAATATTTCGGTCAGGGCGACTCCGCCCAAGGGTATCAGCGGACCATGTATGTGTTCGCGGCACTGCTGGTCACCCTCTGTATCATCACTTTTGTCACCACCCGCGAGAGGGTGGAATCCGCCGTAAACCAGGCCTCTCTCGGCAAGGAATTGAAAGATCTGGCGTTCAACCTGCCGCTGATCATTGTTCCGTTGATGGCGATTTCGGCCTTCTTTTACGCTGTCACCCAAGAGCCCGACGCACGCTATCAGCTCGATCCGACCATCACCGGCATCGTCTCACTGCTGGTGCTTGCGGCGACCGGCTACTTTGTGCGGCGTCTGATCCGCATGCCCGAGAGCGCCACCACGCCCTCTCAGCGGGACCTGATCGACCTGCTCACCAACAAGCCCTGGCTGATGGTTCTGGGGTTGGGTTTTCTGACCATGCTGTTTAACGGCATCAAGTACGGCGTGATCGCCTACTACTTCACTCACTACGTGGGCGATGCAGCCCTGGCCGGAATCTATTTCATGGTGCTGCTGGCGGTATCCATTGTCGCGGCGCTGACCGCCGGCTACCTGGGCCGCCTGCTGGGCAAGAAAACCCTGTTTATCATTTCCTTGTCGGTCAGTGGAATACTGACTTGTGGCCTTTTCTACCTCCCTCCCGATGGTTTCTGGGTGTTCAACTTGAACCTTTCCTGGATTCCACTTTTGGAAGACGGTCTGGAAGTGCGGATTTATTGGGTCTACTTGCTAGGTGGCGCTGCGGAATTCTTCGCCGCCTTTATGCCGGTGCTCACCTTCAGCATGCTCGGCGACACCGCCGATTACTCGGAATGGAAACACGGGCGCCGCGCCACCGGGTTGTTCTACTCGGCGGGCACGTTCATCCAGAAAACCGGCGGCGGCTTTGCCGGGGCCCTGGTGCTGGTGGTACTGGCCGGTTACGGCTACGTGGGCACCGACCCGGAGACCATCAAGGCAGCCACCGCCGGCATGGTGCACCTGATGAGCTGGATTCCGGCCCTGTTCGCCTTTCTGGCCATTCTGCTGCTGGTGGTGTATCCGTTAAACGCCGAGCGCATGAATCAGATAGAATATGAATTACGCCAGCGCCGCCGCGATGCGGGGGTCAGCGACAGCTGA
- a CDS encoding LacI family DNA-binding transcriptional regulator encodes MSSIRDVAREAGVSVATVSRALSMPEKVSEEAMNKVHRAIEKVGYRPNMLARNFRSARSYAIVVLVPDIANPFYSLVIRAIEDRAQQKGYAVLLGDTRGTPERELEYIRRVETRLADGLLQLRPHSEKTHNVIPPDIATVNACGCEYTTGPSVRIDNRGAAKTIVDYLISLGHRRIGAISGLKDNPHAIDRMKGYKESLAEHGIPFDPDLVAEGDFTMWSGLNSAFQFCHMKNRPTAIFSTNDEMAIGAIQTLKSQGIRVPEDMSVTGFDDIAYAKYTDPSLTTMSQPAEEMGKMAMDMLLKIIEGEPLTQTECVLPTEFIIRKSTAPAPGAELPNTPKKVTPAP; translated from the coding sequence ATGTCCAGCATTCGAGATGTCGCCCGCGAGGCGGGTGTCTCCGTCGCCACGGTTTCACGTGCCCTGAGCATGCCCGAAAAGGTCTCTGAAGAGGCCATGAACAAGGTGCACCGCGCCATCGAAAAGGTCGGCTACCGACCCAATATGCTGGCCCGCAACTTCCGTTCGGCGCGCTCTTACGCCATCGTGGTACTGGTCCCGGACATCGCCAACCCGTTTTATTCGCTGGTCATCCGCGCCATCGAGGATCGCGCCCAACAAAAGGGCTACGCGGTCCTGCTCGGGGATACCCGGGGCACGCCGGAGCGTGAGCTGGAGTACATCCGCCGGGTGGAAACCCGGCTGGCGGACGGCCTCCTGCAACTGCGCCCCCACTCGGAAAAAACCCACAATGTGATTCCGCCGGATATCGCCACGGTCAATGCCTGCGGCTGTGAGTACACCACCGGCCCGTCGGTGCGCATCGACAACCGGGGTGCGGCAAAAACCATCGTGGATTACCTGATCTCTCTGGGGCACCGACGCATCGGCGCCATCTCGGGTCTGAAAGACAACCCACACGCCATCGATCGGATGAAAGGGTATAAAGAAAGCCTGGCCGAACACGGCATCCCGTTCGATCCGGACCTGGTGGCCGAAGGCGACTTCACCATGTGGTCGGGCCTGAACAGCGCTTTCCAGTTCTGCCACATGAAGAACCGGCCCACCGCCATCTTCTCCACCAATGACGAAATGGCCATTGGCGCCATCCAGACGTTGAAGTCCCAGGGCATCCGGGTGCCGGAAGATATGTCGGTCACCGGCTTTGACGACATCGCCTACGCCAAGTACACCGACCCGAGCCTGACCACCATGTCCCAGCCCGCCGAGGAAATGGGCAAAATGGCGATGGACATGCTGCTCAAGATCATTGAAGGCGAGCCCCTGACCCAGACCGAGTGCGTGCTACCGACGGAATTCATTATCCGCAAAAGCACCGCCCCGGCACCGGGCGCCGAGCTGCCCAACACTCCCAAAAAGGTGACTCCCGCTCCCTAG
- a CDS encoding AGE family epimerase/isomerase, with protein MTQTIKDAAERLERWIARESLPLWQRVGLSPEHGGHWEALNADGSIDLPSNIRVRVQARQAFAFAFSTVRGWCDGEAMARQLMRFVAERTAHPHAGGGFTHLMNPDFQVIDQKQDLYDHAFFLLAYAWCYRAFGDRAYLDGAEALTAHLDRHFASVHGGWTEGDYDYAQRRQNPHMHLFEAMMALYEASGDGKWLARAGELFALFQTRFFDPERGVLFEFFEEDWRLKHAPEQAPVEPGHMFEWVWLLDWYHRLSGHPVEVYTEALYRQGLAIGRVASGLVLDEVLPDGTPLKNSKRCWGLTELIKGSLVRARAGDPEAEARAVQAIDDLFAYYLTATTPGAYVDQRGADDEVVLDKAPASTLYHLVVLAAEVADYARGRAGG; from the coding sequence ATGACTCAAACGATCAAGGACGCGGCCGAGCGTCTCGAACGCTGGATTGCCCGCGAATCATTGCCGCTGTGGCAGCGGGTTGGCCTGAGCCCCGAGCATGGAGGCCACTGGGAGGCGTTGAACGCCGATGGCTCGATTGATCTTCCCTCCAATATCCGGGTGCGGGTCCAGGCCCGCCAGGCGTTCGCCTTTGCGTTTTCCACCGTACGCGGCTGGTGCGACGGTGAGGCCATGGCCCGCCAACTGATGCGCTTTGTGGCCGAGCGGACGGCCCATCCCCACGCCGGGGGCGGCTTTACCCACCTGATGAATCCGGACTTTCAGGTTATTGATCAGAAGCAGGATCTGTACGATCACGCGTTTTTCCTGCTCGCCTATGCCTGGTGTTATCGGGCGTTTGGCGACCGGGCCTATCTGGACGGCGCCGAAGCCCTGACGGCCCACCTGGACCGGCACTTCGCCTCGGTGCATGGTGGCTGGACGGAAGGCGACTACGACTATGCCCAGCGCCGCCAGAACCCCCATATGCACCTGTTCGAGGCCATGATGGCGCTCTATGAGGCCAGCGGCGACGGTAAATGGCTGGCTCGGGCCGGTGAGCTGTTCGCTCTGTTCCAGACCCGCTTTTTTGACCCGGAGCGGGGGGTGCTGTTCGAGTTCTTTGAAGAGGACTGGCGCCTGAAACATGCGCCCGAGCAGGCACCGGTGGAGCCGGGGCACATGTTCGAGTGGGTGTGGCTGTTGGACTGGTACCACCGCCTGAGTGGGCACCCGGTAGAGGTCTATACCGAGGCGCTGTATCGCCAGGGGCTGGCCATCGGCCGGGTGGCGTCCGGTCTGGTTCTGGATGAGGTGCTGCCGGATGGCACACCACTCAAAAACAGCAAGCGCTGCTGGGGGCTGACCGAGCTGATCAAAGGCAGCCTGGTGCGCGCCCGCGCCGGTGACCCGGAAGCGGAAGCCCGGGCGGTTCAGGCGATTGATGATCTTTTCGCTTACTACCTGACCGCAACCACGCCCGGTGCCTATGTCGATCAGCGCGGTGCCGATGATGAGGTGGTGCTGGACAAGGCGCCCGCCAGCACCCTGTATCACCTGGTGGTGCTGGCGGCGGAAGTGGCGGACTACGCCAGAGGTCGGGCCGGTGGCTAG
- the hslO gene encoding Hsp33 family molecular chaperone HslO, whose translation MFDNDLLHRFLFDECDVRGEIVTLGASYREVMNNNPYPEGVRELLGEFLAAVALLSSTLKFNGMISLQAQGDGAVSMVMAECDHHKNLRGIIRLKDSADRPQGRGVGELLGKGIMAITIEPERGERYQGVVPMDSDNLAECLEHYFYQSEQLKTRLWFATGEHACTGLMLQALPTQKHADPDENRDHWETLGTLASTVKDEELLGLPHADVLYRLFNEYQLRLFDPSELRFRCSCSRERSANALLSLGREEVDQLLIEQGGKISIDCQFCNQHYSFNAGDIQALLGDQTLH comes from the coding sequence ATGTTCGATAACGACCTGCTGCACCGCTTCCTGTTCGACGAATGCGACGTTCGAGGAGAAATTGTCACCCTCGGCGCGAGCTACCGGGAAGTGATGAATAATAACCCCTACCCGGAGGGCGTGCGCGAGCTGCTCGGAGAGTTTCTGGCGGCGGTGGCGCTGCTGAGTAGCACCCTGAAGTTCAATGGCATGATCAGCCTGCAGGCCCAGGGCGACGGGGCGGTCAGTATGGTGATGGCCGAGTGCGACCATCACAAAAACCTGCGCGGCATCATCCGGCTGAAAGACAGCGCTGACCGCCCTCAGGGGCGCGGTGTGGGCGAACTGCTGGGCAAGGGCATCATGGCCATCACCATCGAGCCGGAGCGCGGTGAGCGCTATCAGGGGGTGGTGCCCATGGACAGCGACAACCTGGCCGAGTGCCTTGAACACTACTTCTACCAGTCCGAACAGCTCAAAACCCGGCTGTGGTTCGCCACCGGCGAACATGCCTGTACCGGGCTGATGCTCCAGGCGTTGCCGACCCAGAAGCACGCGGACCCGGACGAAAACCGGGACCACTGGGAAACCCTGGGAACCCTGGCCTCGACGGTCAAGGACGAGGAACTGCTGGGGCTGCCCCATGCTGATGTCCTTTATCGGCTGTTCAACGAATACCAACTGCGCCTGTTCGACCCCAGCGAGCTGCGCTTTCGCTGCAGTTGTTCCCGCGAGCGCAGCGCCAATGCGCTGCTCTCCCTGGGCCGTGAAGAGGTGGACCAGTTGCTGATCGAGCAGGGGGGCAAAATCAGTATCGATTGCCAGTTCTGCAATCAGCACTATTCCTTCAATGCGGGCGATATTCAGGCGCTGCTGGGCGACCAGACGCTGCACTGA